One Rissa tridactyla isolate bRisTri1 chromosome 1, bRisTri1.patW.cur.20221130, whole genome shotgun sequence DNA segment encodes these proteins:
- the PRICKLE1 gene encoding prickle-like protein 1 gives MEPKANNLVFGCQRSSTSDDDSGCALEEYAWVPPGLRPEQVQLYFACLPEEKVPYVNSPGEKHRIKQLLYQLPPHDNEVRYCQSLSEEEKKELQMFSSQRKKEALGRGTIKLLSRAVMHAVCEQCGTKVNGGEVAVFASRAGPGVCWHPSCFVCFTCNELLVDLIYFYQDGKIHCGRHHAELLKPRCSACDEIIFADECTEAEGRHWHMKHFCCLECETILGGQRYIMKDGRPFCCNCFESLYAEYCETCGEHIGVDHAQMTYDGQHWHATETCFSCAQCKTSLLGCPFLPKQGQIYCSKTCSLGEDVHASDSSDSAFQSARSRDSRRSVRMGKSSRSADQCRQSLLLSPALNYKFPGLSGNADDTLSRKLDDLSLSREEASFVNEDFWKGRVEQEMPEDPEEWAEHEDYMTQLLLKFGDKSLFQQPAEVDIRSSEHWISDSVVKSKLDLKKNNPSLASKKYQADMYWAQSQDGLGDSAYGSHPGPASSRKIQELDMEHGASGYKHDQTPWYGGSLECLSDLKQQEQSVRDSMDSLALSNITGASMDGEGKPRPSLYSLQTFQELEVEDCEKMSNMGTLNSSMLHRSTESLKSLSSELCQEKVLPEEKPVHMPVLRRSKSQSRPQQVKFSDDVIDNGSYENVEIRQPPMSERTRRRVYHFEERGNRPSHHRRRSRKSRSDNALNLAAERRCSPRERFRYYSPQDHEKFIQNRSSREIRAYIQNAELYGQYAHTRSDYALRNQVVDKFFGLYGEEDDSWCSTSSSSSDSEEEGYFLGQPIPQPRSLRYPYYTDDLSSPTTALSSSQFGQRTTKSKKKRGHKGKNCIIS, from the exons GTGAGGTACTGCCAGTCTTTAAgcgaggaagaaaagaaggaactgCAGATGTTCAGCTCTCAGCGCAAAAAGGAGGCGCTCGGCCGAGGCACCATTAAACTACTCTCAAGAGCAGTGATGCACGCGGTTTGTGAACAG TGTGGTACAAAAGTAAATGGTGGTGAAGTCGCAGTTTTTGCCTCGAGAGCTGGGCCCGGGGTGTGCTGGCATCCCTCCTGTTTTGTGTGCTTCACGTGCAACGAGCTGCTCGTTGACCTTATCTACTTCTACCAAGATGGGAAAATTCACTGCGGCAGACACCACGCTGAACTTCTCAAGCCTCGATGTTCAGCCTGTGACGAG ATCATTTTTGCTGATGAGTGTACAGAAGCTGAGGGTCGCCACTGGCACATGAAGCACTTCTGTTGCCTTGAGTGCGAAACAATCCTGGGTGGACAGAGGTACATCATGAAGGATGGGCGACCGTTCTGCTGTAACTGTTTTGAATCCCTCTATGCGGAATACTGTGAGACCTGTGGGGAACACATTG gTGTTGACCATGCTCAGATGACCTATGATGGACAGCACTGGCACGCCACAGAGACTTGCTTTTCTTGTGCTCAGTGCAAGACCTCTTTGCTTGGCTGCCCTTTCCTTCCAAAGCAAGGGCAGATTTACTGTTCAAAAACCTGCAGCTTGGGAGAGGATGTTCACGCCTCTGACTCTTCCGATTCTGCATTTCAGTCTGCTCGAtccagagattccaggaggagcGTCCGCATGGGAAAAAGCAGCCGGTCAGCCGACCAGTGCCGCCAGtctctcctcctgtccccagccctcaACTACAAATTTCCTGGCCTTTCAGGCAATGCCGATGATACTCTTTCTCGTAAGCTGGATGACTTAAGCCTTTCAAGGGAAGAGGCAAGCTTTGTTAATGAAGACTTCTGGAAAGGAAGAGTAGAGCAAGAAATGCCTGAAGACCCTGAAGAATGGGCTGAACATGAAGACTACATGACTCAACTGCTTCTGAAGTTTGGTGATAAAAGCCTCTTCCAACAGCCCGCTGAAGTAGACATTAGATCAAGCGAACACTGGATTTCTGACAGCGTGGTCAAGAGCAAGTTGGACTTGAAAAAGAATAATCCAAGCCTAGCAAGCAAGAAGTATCAAGCAGACATGTACTGGGCCCAGTCGCAAGATGGCTTGGGTGACTCTGCCTATGGCAGCCACCCaggccctgccagcagcaggaaaatCCAGGAGCTAGACATGGAACACGGGGCGTCAGGATACAAACATGACCAAACACCGTGGTATGGAGGCTCACTTGAATGTTTGTCTGACCTGAAACAGCAAGAACAAAGCGTTCGAGACTCAATGGATTCTTTGGCTTTGTCTAACATAACAg GAGCTTCGATGGACGGAGAAGGCAAACCACGGCCATCTCTCTACTCTTTGCAAACTTTCCAAGAACTGGAGGTAGAGGACTGTGAGAAAATGAGCAACATGGGAACTCTGAATTCTTCAATGCTCCACCGGAGCACAGAGTCCTTGAAGAGTCTGAGCTCAGAGTTGTGTCAGGAAAAGGTCTTGCCAGAGGAAAAGCCAGTGCATATGCCTGTACTGAGAAGATCTAAATCCCAGTCTAGGCCACAGCAAGTGAAGTTTTCAGATGATGTTATTGATAATGGAAGTTACGAGAATGTTGAAATACGTCAGCCTCCAATGAGTGAAAGGACTCGTAGGCGTGTCTACCATTTTGAAGAGCGTGGCAATCGGCCTTCTCATCATCGTAGAAGAAGTAGGAAGTCTCGTTCAGATAATGCACTTAACTTGGCCGCAGAAAGAAGATGCTCTCCAAGAGAGAGATTTCGGTATTACTCCCCACAGGATCATGAAAAATTTATTCAAAATAGAAGCTCCCGTGAGATTCGGGCATACATTCAAAATGCGGAGCTGTATGGACAATATGCCCATACTAGGTCTGATTATGCACTGCGGAATCAGGTGGTTGATAAATTTTTTGGATTGTATGGTGAGGAAGATGACTCCTGGTGTTCAACTTCATCCTCATCATCCGATTCTGAAGAGGAAGGATATTTTCTAGGACAACCAATTCCACAGCCACGGTCACTGAGATACCCATACTATACAGATGACCTTTCTAGTCCAACTACTGCGTTATCTAGTTCTCAGTTTGGACAAAGGACAACCAAATCAAAGAAGAAGAGgggacacaaaggaaaaaactgCATCATTTCTTAA